Proteins from one Sabethes cyaneus chromosome 2, idSabCyanKW18_F2, whole genome shotgun sequence genomic window:
- the LOC128735911 gene encoding uncharacterized protein K02A2.6-like has product MGLRNKTDRKTIMEPWPPPTKVWQRLHLDYTGPLDGNYFLILVDSYTKWPEVKRIKEITTTATLRILRGIFARYGHPETLVTDNGTQRTSDRFESYCDKNGIVHLKTAPFHPQSNGLAEKFVDTFKRSLKKIIAGGETLEEAIDSFLLCYRTTPCRSAPGGKSPADLMYGRTIRTSLGLLHPPTPYHKLPSTAQEKKFDRKHGAKARCYKQQDLIWAKVYAATKWTWQPSIVIERIGRVMYNIWLPSKQNLIRSHCNQLRTHQLAESAAETETTPSSVQVPLSILLDSWGLRPTLEPEAEETDLPAFLQADLQPQVIRRRHRTPLSNQLQQPIPIRQSSRLRRQPARYDPYHLF; this is encoded by the coding sequence ATGGGTCTGCGTAACAAAACAGACAGGAAGACTATCATGGAACCCTGGCCCCCACCGACAAAAGTGTGGCAGCGCCTACATCTAGACTACACCGGTCCGCTAGATGGGAACTATTTTCTCATTCTGGTGGACTCGTACACAAAATGGCCTGAAGTGAAACGAATCAAGGAGATTACCACCACAGCAACCTTGCGAATCCTACGTGGCATTTTCGCGAGGTACGGTCATCCCGAAACACTGGTTACTGACAATGGGACGCAGCGCACCAGTGACCGCTTCGAATCGTACTGCGACAAAAATGGTATCGTTCATCTGAAAACAGCGCCTTTTCATCCGCAATCAAATGGATTAGCTGAGAAGTTTGTTGACACGTTTAAACGTTCGCTTAAGAAAATCATCGCAGGAGGGGAAACCCTCGAAGAAGCCATAGACAGCTTTCTTCTGTGCTACAGAACCACACCCTGTCGCAGCGCACCTGGTGGGAAATCTCCCGCTGATCTGATGTATGGACGAACTATCCGTACGTCCTTGGGGCTACTTCACCCGCCTACGCCGTACCACAAGTTGCCGAGTACTGCTCAGGAAAAGAAATTTGACCGGAAGCACGGAGCGAAAGCTCGGTGTTACAAACAACAAGATCTCATCTGGGCTAAGGTCTATGCAGCAACGAAGTGGACCTGGCAACCTAGTATAGTGATCGAGCGCATCGGTCGGGTGATGTATAACATCTGGCTACCATCAAAGCAAAATCTTATCCGATCCCACTGCAACCAACTGCGGACTCATCAGTTAGCTGAGAGTGCTGCAGAAACTGAAACTACACCGAGTAGCGTGCAAGTACCGTTGTCTATTCTCCTGGACAGTTGGGGACTACGTCCTACACTTGAGCCGGAGGCCGAGGAAACCGACTTGCCGGCCTTTCTCCAAGCAGACCTGCAACCACAGGTTATCCGGCGACGTCATCGAACTCCCCTTAGCAATCAACTGCAGCAACCGATTCCTATTCGCCAGTCTTCGAGATTGCGAAGGCAGCCTGCGAGGTACGATCCGTATCACCTGTTCTAA